One genomic segment of Brassica napus cultivar Da-Ae chromosome A3, Da-Ae, whole genome shotgun sequence includes these proteins:
- the LOC106439404 gene encoding 30S ribosomal protein S20, chloroplastic-like isoform X1 has product MATVVQCLSSCANLNSKFKVLSLKGASSSPTSSFSARRGASATVCSSLSFSQSVSQCVAFSTGNMLVQNRPMRRQMVVCEAAPTKKADSAAKRARQAEKRRVYNKSKKSEARTRMKKVLEALDGLKKKAEAQPDEIVTVEKLIGEAYSAIDKAVKVRALHKNTGARRKSRLARRKKAVEIHHGWYVPATAAAAEEAVAMAA; this is encoded by the exons ATGGCGACAGTAGTCCAGTGTCTTTCTTCATGTGCGAATCTCAATTCCAAATTCAAAGTCCTTTCGCTTAAGggagcttcttcttctccaacttCTTCCTTCTCCGCTCGTCGTGGTGCGTCGGCTACTGTCTGTTCCTCCCTTAGCTTCTCCCAGAGCGTTTCTCAATGTGTCGCATTCTCTACAGGGAACATGTTGGTACAGAATAGGCCAATGAGGAGGCAAATGGTTGTGTGTGAGGCTGCTCCCACGAAGAAAGCTGATTCAGCTGCAAAGAGAGCtcgccaagccgagaagagACGCGTTTACAACAAATCTAAGAAGTCTGAAGCTCGTACTCGGATGAAGAAG GTTTTGGAAGCACTAGATGGGCTCAAGAAGAAAGCAGAAGCGCAACCGGATGAGATTGTGACGGTGGAGAAACTGATAGGAGAGGCTTATTCTGCAATAGACAAAGCTGTCAAGGTTAGAGCGCTACACAAGAACACCGGTGCGCGTAGGAAGTCTCGCTTGGCCAGGAGGAAAAAGGCCGTTGAGATCCACCACGGTTGGTATGTCCCTGCCACAGCAGCAGCAGCGGAAGAAGCTGTGGCCATGGCTGCCTAA
- the LOC106439404 gene encoding 30S ribosomal protein S20, chloroplastic-like isoform X2 codes for MATVVQCLSSCANLNSKFKVLSLKGASSSPTSSFSARRGNMLVQNRPMRRQMVVCEAAPTKKADSAAKRARQAEKRRVYNKSKKSEARTRMKKVLEALDGLKKKAEAQPDEIVTVEKLIGEAYSAIDKAVKVRALHKNTGARRKSRLARRKKAVEIHHGWYVPATAAAAEEAVAMAA; via the exons ATGGCGACAGTAGTCCAGTGTCTTTCTTCATGTGCGAATCTCAATTCCAAATTCAAAGTCCTTTCGCTTAAGggagcttcttcttctccaacttCTTCCTTCTCCGCTCGTCGTG GGAACATGTTGGTACAGAATAGGCCAATGAGGAGGCAAATGGTTGTGTGTGAGGCTGCTCCCACGAAGAAAGCTGATTCAGCTGCAAAGAGAGCtcgccaagccgagaagagACGCGTTTACAACAAATCTAAGAAGTCTGAAGCTCGTACTCGGATGAAGAAG GTTTTGGAAGCACTAGATGGGCTCAAGAAGAAAGCAGAAGCGCAACCGGATGAGATTGTGACGGTGGAGAAACTGATAGGAGAGGCTTATTCTGCAATAGACAAAGCTGTCAAGGTTAGAGCGCTACACAAGAACACCGGTGCGCGTAGGAAGTCTCGCTTGGCCAGGAGGAAAAAGGCCGTTGAGATCCACCACGGTTGGTATGTCCCTGCCACAGCAGCAGCAGCGGAAGAAGCTGTGGCCATGGCTGCCTAA